In one window of Rhizobium oryzihabitans DNA:
- the mraZ gene encoding division/cell wall cluster transcriptional repressor MraZ gives MDRFLSNVTNRIDAKGRVSVPSPFRSVLARRGIQELYCLQDFAFPAISVGGPDLLERYERQIASMDAFSPEANAMSLLVHGGGVFIKLDQEGRLMVTDFVREFTGISTDVTFVGRADHFQLWQPNAFLAAQAEARAGRGFSAARPA, from the coding sequence ATGGACCGCTTTTTATCGAACGTGACGAACAGGATCGACGCCAAGGGGCGCGTTTCGGTTCCGTCTCCGTTTCGTTCGGTGCTGGCCAGGCGCGGCATTCAGGAGCTTTATTGCCTTCAGGATTTCGCCTTTCCGGCAATCAGCGTTGGCGGTCCGGATTTGCTGGAGCGCTACGAGCGGCAGATAGCGTCCATGGATGCCTTCTCGCCGGAGGCGAACGCGATGTCGCTGCTGGTTCACGGCGGCGGCGTTTTCATAAAGCTCGACCAGGAAGGTCGGTTGATGGTGACGGATTTCGTGCGGGAATTTACCGGCATATCCACCGACGTCACCTTCGTTGGACGGGCGGATCATTTTCAGCTTTGGCAACCGAATGCGTTTTTGGCGGCGCAGGCGGAAGCAAGAGCGGGGCGCGGTTTTTCGGCTGCTCGCCCCGCATAG
- the rsmH gene encoding 16S rRNA (cytosine(1402)-N(4))-methyltransferase RsmH: protein MAANSGGRSSDAGGGPQRHIPVLLREVIAALEPASGKIILDGTFGAGGYTQAILDQGASVIALDRDPTAIAGGQAMVAANGGRLSLIQSQFSDLAKHAPQGGLDGVVLDIGVSSMQIDEAERGFSFQKNGPLDMRMSSSGVSAADVVNRAKVGDLIRIFGFLGEEKQPGRIARAIEKKRAEEPFRTTRDLAGLIEIVTPRKAKDKIHPATRVFQALRVFVNDELGELAQALFAAEQALKPGGRLVVVTFHSLEDRIVKKFFADRSGKAAGSRHLPMVEDRPAIFDTIGKPMIAASDEEAELNPRARSAKLRAGLRTSAPARAADFSIFELPDLASLEKMGG, encoded by the coding sequence ATGGCGGCGAATTCTGGCGGACGATCTTCTGATGCCGGTGGCGGACCTCAACGCCACATCCCGGTTCTTCTTCGCGAAGTGATCGCCGCGCTTGAGCCCGCATCCGGAAAGATCATTCTTGACGGCACCTTCGGGGCCGGCGGCTATACCCAGGCCATTCTTGACCAGGGCGCGAGCGTGATCGCGCTTGACCGCGATCCGACAGCGATTGCCGGCGGTCAGGCCATGGTGGCCGCCAATGGCGGCAGGCTTTCGCTTATTCAGTCGCAATTTTCCGATCTGGCCAAACACGCGCCGCAAGGTGGCCTTGACGGTGTTGTTCTCGATATTGGCGTCTCCTCCATGCAGATCGACGAGGCCGAACGCGGTTTTTCCTTCCAGAAGAACGGCCCTCTCGACATGCGTATGTCGAGTTCGGGCGTTTCGGCGGCGGATGTCGTCAATCGCGCCAAGGTCGGCGATCTCATCCGCATCTTCGGCTTTCTCGGTGAGGAAAAACAGCCGGGCCGCATCGCCCGCGCCATCGAGAAGAAAAGGGCGGAAGAGCCTTTCCGCACCACGCGCGATCTGGCCGGTCTGATCGAGATCGTCACGCCACGCAAGGCGAAGGACAAGATTCATCCTGCAACACGCGTGTTTCAGGCGCTTCGCGTTTTCGTCAATGACGAACTGGGTGAGCTGGCGCAGGCGCTGTTTGCCGCCGAACAGGCGTTGAAACCCGGCGGCCGGCTTGTCGTCGTCACGTTCCATTCGCTCGAAGACCGTATCGTCAAGAAATTTTTCGCGGATCGGTCGGGTAAAGCCGCCGGTTCCCGGCATCTGCCGATGGTGGAAGACAGGCCCGCCATTTTCGACACTATCGGCAAGCCGATGATCGCCGCCAGTGACGAGGAGGCGGAACTCAATCCGCGTGCCCGTTCAGCCAAGCTGCGCGCCGGTCTGCGGACCTCAGCGCCGGCGCGTGCTGCGGATTTTTCTATTTTCGAGCTTCCTGATCTCGCCAGCCTTGAAAAGATGGGAGGCTGA
- the ftsL gene encoding cell division protein FtsL, whose translation MLRTFDIVLVGVMVAAAVVTYSIKHKADLKLEEVRKLEAEIKLEKDTIDLLRADWALLTQPNRLHRLVNAYQNELGLSPTMPTQLAQPRELPMLRSQLPQPPEPEGMSVEDVIAAAVNGSKPGATLGGASKPKSPPAGQIAANGAPIPTPRARVSRPPAAPALSAVAGDEADDMDDTITGSVNR comes from the coding sequence ATGCTGCGTACATTCGATATCGTCTTGGTGGGGGTCATGGTCGCTGCGGCTGTTGTGACCTATTCGATCAAGCACAAGGCCGATCTCAAGCTGGAAGAGGTTCGCAAGCTCGAGGCTGAAATCAAGCTCGAGAAGGATACGATCGATCTTCTCAGGGCCGACTGGGCGCTGTTGACGCAGCCCAACCGCCTCCATCGTCTCGTCAATGCCTATCAGAATGAGCTCGGCCTTTCGCCGACGATGCCCACGCAGCTGGCGCAGCCGCGCGAACTTCCGATGCTGCGGTCGCAATTGCCGCAGCCGCCCGAGCCGGAAGGCATGAGCGTGGAGGACGTCATCGCCGCGGCTGTCAACGGGTCGAAGCCGGGCGCCACGCTCGGTGGAGCGTCCAAGCCGAAATCGCCGCCGGCGGGCCAGATCGCCGCCAATGGCGCCCCGATTCCGACGCCCAGGGCGCGTGTTTCCCGTCCCCCAGCGGCTCCAGCCCTCTCCGCCGTCGCAGGCGATGAAGCCGACGACATGGATGACACGATAACAGGATCGGTGAACCGCTGA